In Prochlorococcus marinus CUG1435, the genomic window GCTAAAAAAATTAATTTAAGTCCGCCTTTTTCTACTACTTTTTCCATAACACTTAATTTTGGATAACGACTAAAAAGATTTTTTAGCTTTTTTGCAAAAAAACTTTTTGATACAAAAAAAGCAACTGATGCTCCTAAGGAAGCGGAGAAAAAAACGATAATTGATCCTAAATATGAGCCATATAAAAAACCTGATAATAAAGATAACCAAGAAGCTGGGAGTATTAATAAAACAATTAAAATATAAATGCAAACAAACGAAAATATCCCAATTCCAGTATTAAAAAAAAAAGACAAATTATAAATATTTTCAAGAAATATATTCATTCTCAATTCAAAAGCTCGAGTTTTTTAGTAATTCTCTCCATTTGTACCGAACCCTCATTTAATTTAAATCTACATTCATCAACAATATCTTTTGGAGCCTTATCCACGAAATTTTTATTAGATAATCTCTTATTTAAATTATCTAATTCAATAGTCACCTTTTTTAAATCCTTTTTTAGCCTTTCCTGTAATGCATCTATATTTACAAAATCCTGAAAAGGTAAGTAAACCTCTAAATCACTAATTATCCCAGAAAAAGCTTTAGCAAACTCTTTTTTATCAACAGCATTAGGTTTAAAAATAAATACTTCAGAAGAT contains:
- a CDS encoding TVP38/TMEM64 family protein, with product MNIFLENIYNLSFFFNTGIGIFSFVCIYILIVLLILPASWLSLLSGFLYGSYLGSIIVFFSASLGASVAFFVSKSFFAKKLKNLFSRYPKLSVMEKVVEKGGLKLIFLARLSPIFPFSILNYFYGLNNVKFRDFAIGLFGIIPGTFLYCSIGSLAKNIQELKNVQSPNNLYMTIVGIISTFLVVYFSAKYSREYFEKF